The following coding sequences are from one Mycoplasma tullyi window:
- a CDS encoding FIVAR domain-containing protein: MKRKTIIKFVSLLGVGSFVMLAAASCTQAISLIPNSGSTSTNPNSTNNSRVMANTTPNENPITPPTSGAEMSNPSAGGGAETDNVDQQLASARKSLTDFLDNESKNLAIYSDYANIQKFLTSAYDTAKTASQNTNASLDDLRSITTTLQSAIDKARNDKQTFDSANQPLVTAYNQLKATLQSNTNPLEGLDVDKYSAIKNKVSEVFTTGNGIISMKLDSFMTTDLTAQTINKANEDIRDVITKLPGWKTNADEFDNFKNNPLSKTQLTSMSESTQTQDQPSNWSFTAYSVDIPSTGSTSLQNLSFVQRKVWSSNGGITSLVTNPVISTDVSWIYSLAGEGTKYTLRFTYYGPSTAYLYFPYKLVKSADMSNVALQYKLNEAPTPTPVTFGSEATANGPTPTVNNINVAKITLTGLNFGDNTIEFSLPTGESKVAPMIGNMYISSNSDSQQKITNQIFGNTNDNPNSVTVDLLKGYGLTAGWSTYVGQFQNLLSSDPMNTGQRLSAPSYLVGLIAGSSERTLASNVAGPIKSPSARTTNRTYTIFVNAPAAGHYYISGSYITTNSQARTLKFQSEEQSSSVSISARSRTSFTTLEKFDTSVDTTYSNVGTNGNRTLQLKDGVNKIVISGDGDTPFIGNLTFTLNSDMSNGSSENQNPPAM; encoded by the coding sequence ATGAAAAGAAAAACCATTATAAAGTTTGTTAGTTTATTAGGTGTTGGTTCGTTTGTAATGTTAGCAGCTGCAAGCTGTACTCAAGCAATTTCATTGATCCCTAATTCTGGTTCTACTAGTACTAATCCTAACTCTACTAATAATAGTAGAGTTATGGCAAACACCACACCTAATGAAAACCCTATCACTCCTCCAACTAGTGGTGCAGAAATGAGCAATCCTTCAGCTGGTGGAGGTGCAGAAACTGACAATGTCGATCAACAACTAGCTTCTGCTAGAAAATCTTTAACAGATTTCCTTGATAACGAAAGTAAGAATCTTGCTATATATTCAGACTATGCCAATATTCAAAAATTCTTAACATCAGCATATGATACAGCTAAAACTGCATCACAAAATACTAATGCGTCATTAGATGATCTAAGATCCATAACAACAACACTACAATCAGCTATTGATAAAGCACGAAACGATAAACAAACCTTTGATAGTGCTAATCAGCCATTAGTAACTGCATACAATCAATTAAAAGCAACATTACAATCTAACACTAATCCTTTAGAAGGATTAGATGTAGATAAATACAGTGCTATTAAAAATAAGGTTAGTGAAGTATTTACTACAGGTAATGGAATAATATCTATGAAGTTAGATTCTTTTATGACAACTGATCTAACTGCACAAACTATTAATAAAGCAAATGAAGATATAAGAGATGTTATTACAAAACTTCCTGGATGAAAAACTAATGCAGATGAGTTTGATAATTTTAAAAATAATCCGTTGTCTAAAACTCAATTAACATCGATGTCTGAATCTACTCAAACTCAAGACCAACCTTCAAACTGAAGTTTTACTGCTTATAGTGTTGATATTCCTTCAACTGGATCAACTAGTTTACAAAATCTAAGCTTTGTTCAACGAAAGGTTTGATCTAGTAATGGCGGGATTACTAGTCTAGTTACAAATCCAGTTATTTCTACAGATGTTTCTTGAATTTATAGTTTAGCTGGAGAAGGAACTAAATACACCTTAAGATTTACTTATTATGGTCCTTCTACAGCTTACTTATACTTCCCTTATAAGTTGGTTAAGTCTGCTGATATGAGCAATGTTGCATTACAATACAAATTAAATGAAGCACCTACACCAACTCCAGTTACATTTGGTAGTGAAGCAACAGCTAACGGGCCAACACCTACAGTTAATAACATTAATGTAGCTAAGATTACATTAACTGGTTTGAACTTTGGAGATAATACAATTGAATTTAGTCTTCCAACAGGCGAAAGTAAAGTAGCGCCAATGATTGGAAATATGTACATTAGTTCGAATAGTGATAGTCAACAAAAAATAACTAATCAAATCTTTGGGAATACAAATGATAACCCAAATTCAGTTACTGTAGATTTATTAAAAGGTTATGGTTTAACTGCTGGTTGATCAACATATGTTGGTCAGTTCCAAAATTTACTTAGTTCAGATCCAATGAATACTGGTCAACGATTAAGTGCCCCAAGTTATTTAGTTGGATTAATTGCAGGATCTAGTGAAAGAACTTTAGCTAGTAATGTTGCTGGACCAATTAAAAGTCCATCTGCAAGAACAACAAATAGAACATATACAATATTCGTAAACGCTCCAGCAGCAGGTCACTATTATATTAGTGGATCATACATTACTACTAATAGTCAAGCTAGAACATTAAAATTCCAATCAGAAGAACAATCTAGTTCAGTCTCTATTAGTGCAAGATCAAGAACAAGCTTTACCACGTTAGAAAAATTTGATACAAGTGTTGATACAACTTATAGTAATGTTGGTACCAACGGCAATAGAACATTACAACTTAAAGATGGTGTTAATAAAATAGTTATTAGTGGAGATGGTGATACTCCATTTATTGGAAATCTAACATTTACTTTAAATAGTGATATGTCAAATGGTTCTTCAGAAAATCAGAATCCTCCAGCAATGTAA